In one window of Prionailurus bengalensis isolate Pbe53 chromosome B3, Fcat_Pben_1.1_paternal_pri, whole genome shotgun sequence DNA:
- the LOC122468055 gene encoding olfactory receptor 4K15-like, which yields MDQGNYSRVAEFVLLGLCSSWKLQYFFFVLFNFLYIAIVLGNLLIVLTVISEPALHTPMYIMLGNLSVLDVFLATYATPKMIHDFLYEPKTISFEGCMAQIFLLHVFAGGEMVLLVAMAYDRYVAICKPLHYTTIMNLYKCTGLVVGSWVIGIMHSLSQLAFTINLPFCGPNIVDSYYCDLTLVIKLACTDTYVPELLMLLDSGLMGVTSFLLLLISYTVILITVQHHSSVGRAKAHRILTAHVTVVTLFFGPCIFIYAWPFSNFPVDKVLSVFSTVFTPILNPIIYTLRNKEVKSAMHKLKTRYVSYRLLSHLSLTRLDLLN from the coding sequence ATGGATCAAGGAAATTATTCTAGGGTAGCTGAGTTTGTGTTGCTGGGACTCTGTAGTTCATGGAAGCTCCAGTATTTCTTCTTCGTGTTGTTTAACTTCTTGTACATTGCCATTGTACTCGGCAACCTCCTCATTGTCCTCACTGTGATTTCTGAACCTGCCCTGCACACACCCATGTACATCATGCTTGGTAACCTTTCTGTTCTTGATGTATTTCTAGCCACTTATGCAACCCCCAAGATGATTCATGACTTCCTTTATGAACCTAAGACTATCTCCTTTGAGGGCTGCATGGCCCAGATATTCTTGCTGCATGTCTTTGCTGGTGGTGAGATGGTGCTTCTTGTAGCCATGGCTTATGACAGGTATGTCGCCATATGCAAACCTCTCCATTATACAACCATCATGAACTTGTACAAGTGTACAGGTCTGGTGGTAGGCTCTTGGGTCATTGGGATCATGCACTCCCTGAGCCAGTTAGCTTTCACTATAAACTTGCCTTTCTGTGGCCCAAACATAGTGGACAGTTATTACTGTGACCTTACCTTGGTCATTAAACTTGCTTGCACAGATACTTATGTCCCTGAACTGTTGATGCTTTTGGACAGTGGTCTCATGGGGGTGACTTCATTCTTACTCTTGCTGATCTCTTACACAGTCATCCTAATTACTGTACAACATCATTCCTCAGTGGGCAGGGCCAAGGCCCACAGAATTCTGACTGCCCATGTCACTGTAGTGACCCTCTTTTTCGGGCCCTGTATCTTCATCTATGCCTGGCCTTTCAGCAACTTCCCAGTGGATAAAGTCCTTTCTGTGTTCTCTACGGTCTTCACACCTATATTGAACCCCATTATCTACACACTGAGAAACAAAGAGGTGAAATCAGCAATGCACAAGCTGAAGACCAGGTATGTGAGTTACAGGCTGCTTTCCCATCTGTCTCTCACAAGACTAGATTTGCTGAATTGA